In Nicotiana tabacum cultivar K326 chromosome 2, ASM71507v2, whole genome shotgun sequence, the following proteins share a genomic window:
- the LOC107829325 gene encoding transcription initiation factor TFIID subunit 12 isoform X1, giving the protein MEQTQPPPTPPPSTSTSQPTEQQQLPPPSPPPPPSSSAAATSQLPSTTTTTTSVVQSQPPQNLNPTTTTTIAAAAAAATSTQQQNPLTPTLQNAQTRQPFNRPWQQPSPFQHFSLPPPPPPPPPHSSSSSSITSSSSSLSMQNPRGGGGMAMGVPAHHPPTSFSSLTPPPPSFGQQFGRNLPDSSAPSSTASQVRQPVQGMHGMGMMGSLGSTSPMRPAGVPQQLRPVASSLRPQTSISSQSAATQNFQGHGMLRVQSVGLPSSQLHTMSQSPKAQNQPWLSSGAQGKPPLPTPSLRPQISPQTLHQRSHILSQHQHTVTTSSSAQQSQLSTSSQSQDHMGQQMPPSRIPQSLSNQPLARGQGLGVQRPSSHALMQSATVKPGPPSKVTTLETEEPCTRILSKRSIQEILAQVDVEWRIHKGLLPQIDPSEKLDAEVEDVLVDIAEEFVESITTFGCSLAKHRKSNTLEAKDILLHLERNWNMTLPGFSGDEIRTYKKPFTSDIHKERIAAIKKSGLVAEMTNAKGSAQAGGGMKGHLAKGAANILGSPNAKT; this is encoded by the exons ATGGAGCAAACTCAACCACCGCCGACACCGCCGCCGTCGACGTCCACTTCACAGCCAACTGAACAACAACAGCTTCCACCACCATCTCCGCCTCCACCACCTTCCTCCTCCGCCGCCGCAACCAGTCAACTCCCGTCTACTACAACAACCACTACCTCAGTAGTACAATCACAACCACCACAAAACCTAAACCCTACCACCACCACTACCATCGCCGCCGCAGCTGCAGCCGCCACATCTACTCAACAGCAAAACCCTTTAACACCCACTTTACAAAATGCTCAAACAAGACAACCCTTTAACAGGCCATGGCAACAGCCTTCACCTTTTCAACACTTCTCTTTACCTCCTCCACCGCCGCCGCCGCCACCTCactcatcatcatcttcttcgattACTTCTTCGTCTTCTTCCCTTTCTATGCAAAACCCTAGAGGAGGTGGTGGAATGGCCATGGGAGTACCTGCTCATCACCCTCCTACCTCTTTCTCCTCATTGACTCCGCCGCCGCCTTCTTTTGGGCAGCAATTTGGTCGCAATTTGCCTGATTCTTCTGCCCCCAGCTCAACTGCCTCACAG GTGAGGCAGCCAGTACAAGGAATGCATGGGATGGGAATGATGGGATCACTTGGTTCAACGTCACCAATGCGGCCAGCAGGGGTTCCTCAGCAGCTGAGACCTGTCGCCTCTTCTCTTAGACCTCAGACGAGCATCAGTAGTCAGTCTGCTGCTACACAG AATTTTCAAGGCCATGGCATGTTGAGAGTTCAGTCAGTGGGATTACCTTCTTCCCAATTGCATACTATGTCTCAAAGTCCAAAAGCCCAGAATCAGCCGTGGTTATCTTCAGGAGCACAAGGAAAACCCCCTTTGCCAACACCATCACTAAGGCCTCAAATTAGCCCTCAGACTTTGCATCAAAGGTCCCATATTCTTTCGCAGCATCAGCATACTGTTACTACCTCATCCTCTGCCCAACAGTCACAGCTTTCAACCTCAAGTCAATCCCAAGATCATATGGGACAACAGATGCCCCCATCGAGGATCCCACAATCATTATCTAATCAGCCACTTGCCAGGGGGCAGGGATTGGGAGTACAGAGACCTTCATCTCATGCATTGATGCAATCTGCTACGGTCAAGCCAGGACCTCCTAGTAAGGTTACCACTTTAGAGACTGAGGAACCTTGTACTAGGATTCTAAGCAAGAGAAGCATCCAGGAGATTCTGGCCCAG GTAGACGTGGAGTGGAGAATCCACAAGGGGCTTTTACCACAG ATAGATCCATCAGAGAAATTGGATGCTGAAGTTGAAGACGTCCTTGTTGATATAGCAGAGGAATTTGTGGAATCT ATTACCACATTTGGCTGTTCATTGGCGAAGCATCGAAAATCCAATACTTTGGAAGCAAAGGACATCCTTCTGCATCTTG AAAGGAATTGGAACATGACCCTCCCAGGTTTTAGTGGGGATGAGATCAGGACCTACAAGAAGCCG TTTACAAGTGACATCCACAAGGAGAGAATTGCAGCG ATAAAGAAATCTGGTCTAGTTGCCGAGATGACAAATGCAAAGGGCTCAGCACAAGCTGGTGGGGGTATGAAAGGCCATTTGGCAAAGGGTGCAGCTAATATTTTGGGTTCCCCTAATGCCAAGACATGA
- the LOC107829325 gene encoding transcription initiation factor TFIID subunit 12 isoform X2: MEQTQPPPTPPPSTSTSQPTEQQQLPPPSPPPPPSSSAAATSQLPSTTTTTTSVVQSQPPQNLNPTTTTTIAAAAAAATSTQQQNPLTPTLQNAQTRQPFNRPWQQPSPFQHFSLPPPPPPPPPHSSSSSSITSSSSSLSMQNPRGGGGMAMGVPAHHPPTSFSSLTPPPPSFGQQFGRNLPDSSAPSSTASQVRQPVQGMHGMGMMGSLGSTSPMRPAGVPQQLRPVASSLRPQTSISSQSAATQNFQGHGMLRVQSVGLPSSQLHTMSQSPKAQNQPWLSSGAQGKPPLPTPSLRPQISPQTLHQRSHILSQHQHTVTTSSSAQQSQLSTSSQSQDHMGQQMPPSRIPQSLSNQPLARGQGLGVQRPSSHALMQSATVKPGPPSKVTTLETEEPCTRILSKRSIQEILAQIDPSEKLDAEVEDVLVDIAEEFVESITTFGCSLAKHRKSNTLEAKDILLHLERNWNMTLPGFSGDEIRTYKKPFTSDIHKERIAAIKKSGLVAEMTNAKGSAQAGGGMKGHLAKGAANILGSPNAKT; this comes from the exons ATGGAGCAAACTCAACCACCGCCGACACCGCCGCCGTCGACGTCCACTTCACAGCCAACTGAACAACAACAGCTTCCACCACCATCTCCGCCTCCACCACCTTCCTCCTCCGCCGCCGCAACCAGTCAACTCCCGTCTACTACAACAACCACTACCTCAGTAGTACAATCACAACCACCACAAAACCTAAACCCTACCACCACCACTACCATCGCCGCCGCAGCTGCAGCCGCCACATCTACTCAACAGCAAAACCCTTTAACACCCACTTTACAAAATGCTCAAACAAGACAACCCTTTAACAGGCCATGGCAACAGCCTTCACCTTTTCAACACTTCTCTTTACCTCCTCCACCGCCGCCGCCGCCACCTCactcatcatcatcttcttcgattACTTCTTCGTCTTCTTCCCTTTCTATGCAAAACCCTAGAGGAGGTGGTGGAATGGCCATGGGAGTACCTGCTCATCACCCTCCTACCTCTTTCTCCTCATTGACTCCGCCGCCGCCTTCTTTTGGGCAGCAATTTGGTCGCAATTTGCCTGATTCTTCTGCCCCCAGCTCAACTGCCTCACAG GTGAGGCAGCCAGTACAAGGAATGCATGGGATGGGAATGATGGGATCACTTGGTTCAACGTCACCAATGCGGCCAGCAGGGGTTCCTCAGCAGCTGAGACCTGTCGCCTCTTCTCTTAGACCTCAGACGAGCATCAGTAGTCAGTCTGCTGCTACACAG AATTTTCAAGGCCATGGCATGTTGAGAGTTCAGTCAGTGGGATTACCTTCTTCCCAATTGCATACTATGTCTCAAAGTCCAAAAGCCCAGAATCAGCCGTGGTTATCTTCAGGAGCACAAGGAAAACCCCCTTTGCCAACACCATCACTAAGGCCTCAAATTAGCCCTCAGACTTTGCATCAAAGGTCCCATATTCTTTCGCAGCATCAGCATACTGTTACTACCTCATCCTCTGCCCAACAGTCACAGCTTTCAACCTCAAGTCAATCCCAAGATCATATGGGACAACAGATGCCCCCATCGAGGATCCCACAATCATTATCTAATCAGCCACTTGCCAGGGGGCAGGGATTGGGAGTACAGAGACCTTCATCTCATGCATTGATGCAATCTGCTACGGTCAAGCCAGGACCTCCTAGTAAGGTTACCACTTTAGAGACTGAGGAACCTTGTACTAGGATTCTAAGCAAGAGAAGCATCCAGGAGATTCTGGCCCAG ATAGATCCATCAGAGAAATTGGATGCTGAAGTTGAAGACGTCCTTGTTGATATAGCAGAGGAATTTGTGGAATCT ATTACCACATTTGGCTGTTCATTGGCGAAGCATCGAAAATCCAATACTTTGGAAGCAAAGGACATCCTTCTGCATCTTG AAAGGAATTGGAACATGACCCTCCCAGGTTTTAGTGGGGATGAGATCAGGACCTACAAGAAGCCG TTTACAAGTGACATCCACAAGGAGAGAATTGCAGCG ATAAAGAAATCTGGTCTAGTTGCCGAGATGACAAATGCAAAGGGCTCAGCACAAGCTGGTGGGGGTATGAAAGGCCATTTGGCAAAGGGTGCAGCTAATATTTTGGGTTCCCCTAATGCCAAGACATGA
- the LOC107765467 gene encoding subtilisin-like serine-protease S codes for MSGTSMATPLVTGVAALLKALYPHWSPAEIKSALMTTAYNLDNSKKPIQTDSGNVIATPYDIGSGLLNPNAALNPGLVYDFDMEDIVSYLCSSAVGITQRTLQGLLGYQIECSNNSQLPHYDLNYPLIEVSNLRNKTISVYRTVTYRGKYGDPTDFQVEIENPKGVSIQVKPSTLSFQRDGSKATFRVDITPLQPLNKDVFGSYTWFNNVHRVRSPVAVQTQNTHF; via the exons ATGTCAGGAACTTCAATGGCAACCCCTCTTGTTACTGGTGTGGCTGCACTTCTAAAAGCTCTTTATCCTCATTGGAGTCCAGCTGAAATAAAATCTGCATTGATGACAACAG CTTATAACTTGGACAATTCTAAGAAGCCAATACAAACAGATTCAGGGAATGTTATTGCAACACCTTATGACATTGGTTCAGGTTTATTGAACCCAAATGCTGCACTAAATCCAGGCCTGGTTTATGATTTCGACATGGAAGATATAGTTTCCTATCTATGTTCTAGTGCTGTTGGAATCACTCAAAGAACTTTACAAGGTTTATTGGGATATCAAATTGAGTGCTCTAATAATAGTCAGCTTCCACATTACGATCTTAACTACCCCTTGATCGAAGTTTCAAATTTGAGAAATAAGACGATATCAGTTTATCGTACAGTCACTTATCGAGGAAAATATGGCGATCCTACTGATTTCCAAGTTGAGATAGAAAATCCTAAAGGAGTTTCAATACAAGTGAAGCCGAGTACCCTAAGCTTTCAACGCGATGGAAGTAAAGCAACATTTCGAGTGGATATCACTCCTTTGCAACCATTAAACAAAGATGTTTTTGGAAGCTATACTTGGTTTAATAATGTTCATAGGGTTAGAAGTCCTGTTGCTGTACAAACTCAGAATACACACTtctga